The following coding sequences are from one Paenarthrobacter ureafaciens window:
- a CDS encoding CHAT domain-containing protein, which produces MDCDIELEIGTGSTRGEYTVHVVRAPAGGHASGRFTLDIDGIQGRLPQLEATVLASAVAARRTLPVAEVAVREVGQQLFQALFTREVYGTYRASLGAAQHAGQQLRVVLRLAAPELATMPWETLFDPETETYLCQTEPLLRHIPAPDYNQNPLDVAPPLRILGIVASPRDLPALDVQAEKDHLAQALAGPGDEGRVELVWTRSGTWDDVQSMLLAGPWHVVHFVGHGDYDSRTDEGRIALVGNDGRAAMVRAVRLMALLSVAAPRPRLVVLNSCSSGEMGQTDLFSGTASALVRSGIGAVAAMQFAISDSAAIAFAHGFYAAIANGRTVDEAARIGRISVMASPDGTLEWVTPALYVRGGSTQLFSLQGTPSGRPPAERTTPTRASGGQSASVSSAYTAIPHESVLPADSPGPATTKPLPESETARATTSGTDLDQVRRRAQLRALYVEASAELRAKHYEQALESFNDLLTLEPGYRDAVALRDTASRRLTEERAYRDATAAEESGDWIAAAEGFAKLLDSPQYPDAARRKEGCERKQRISDLQGELRYHHSKGSWEAVIDVAKELRTLDPGAADPDGLTTAAKAELSKAAPESAAEDIADEERGSYTASDLPALKRQAGAQPKEKAPGLVPPSGPDEPVWKPARRPHLPLAGATIAWAGATLATAGGVGAGFVVFFMWFDQNYWQDNGGDIVLRIVYGVVTAFGYLLLVIAGLPDRSAQGRLAMTCLVVSQGVFGLAGLNYTVEVAAVIGSFAVAGSGLWAGVLAMKYPAQQTMAWLLLLPTVLLPIIWIQGKGVFLVSWYMSQALPLLLHLILLCGAGIAFLVTAQRTASVGGVGMVIKDAS; this is translated from the coding sequence ATGGATTGTGACATCGAGCTGGAGATCGGCACCGGCTCAACACGCGGTGAGTACACGGTGCACGTGGTCCGTGCACCGGCGGGAGGCCACGCATCAGGCCGGTTCACCCTTGACATCGACGGCATCCAAGGCAGGCTCCCCCAGCTGGAAGCCACCGTCCTTGCCTCCGCCGTAGCGGCCCGGAGAACACTCCCTGTTGCCGAAGTCGCCGTTCGGGAAGTTGGCCAGCAACTGTTCCAAGCGCTGTTCACCCGTGAGGTGTACGGCACTTACCGCGCCAGCCTGGGCGCAGCGCAGCATGCCGGCCAACAACTCCGCGTGGTCCTGCGGCTGGCTGCCCCCGAGCTGGCCACCATGCCGTGGGAAACGCTGTTCGACCCCGAAACGGAAACCTACCTCTGCCAGACCGAGCCCCTGCTCCGGCACATCCCGGCCCCGGACTACAACCAGAACCCGTTGGATGTCGCCCCGCCGCTGCGGATCCTCGGCATCGTCGCCTCGCCCCGCGACCTCCCCGCCCTCGACGTCCAGGCGGAGAAGGACCATCTGGCCCAGGCTCTGGCGGGTCCTGGCGATGAGGGCCGCGTGGAACTCGTCTGGACCAGGAGCGGCACGTGGGATGACGTCCAGTCAATGCTCCTCGCCGGACCATGGCACGTGGTCCACTTCGTTGGACACGGCGACTACGACTCCCGCACGGATGAGGGCCGCATCGCGCTGGTGGGCAACGACGGCCGCGCCGCGATGGTCCGCGCCGTCAGGCTGATGGCCCTCCTTAGCGTGGCCGCTCCCCGGCCGCGCCTGGTGGTGTTGAACTCGTGCTCCTCGGGTGAGATGGGACAGACGGATCTCTTCTCCGGCACAGCCTCGGCCCTGGTCAGGAGCGGCATCGGAGCTGTGGCAGCCATGCAGTTCGCCATCAGCGACTCCGCCGCCATCGCCTTTGCACACGGCTTTTACGCGGCCATTGCAAACGGCCGCACAGTGGACGAAGCCGCCCGGATCGGCCGCATTTCCGTCATGGCGAGCCCCGACGGCACTCTCGAATGGGTCACGCCCGCACTGTACGTCCGCGGCGGTTCAACGCAACTGTTCTCGCTGCAGGGCACCCCGAGCGGGCGGCCCCCGGCGGAACGCACGACGCCGACAAGGGCCTCGGGCGGTCAGTCCGCCTCCGTGTCGTCCGCTTACACAGCCATCCCCCACGAGTCAGTCCTCCCAGCCGACTCCCCGGGTCCCGCAACCACCAAACCACTGCCGGAAAGCGAAACCGCGCGGGCAACAACCTCCGGCACGGACCTGGACCAAGTCCGGCGGAGGGCGCAACTGCGTGCCTTGTATGTGGAGGCGTCGGCCGAGCTGCGGGCCAAACACTACGAACAAGCGCTCGAATCCTTCAACGACCTCCTGACCCTGGAGCCCGGTTACCGGGATGCTGTGGCTCTCAGGGACACCGCAAGCAGGCGGCTCACTGAAGAACGGGCCTACCGGGACGCCACGGCTGCGGAGGAATCCGGGGATTGGATTGCAGCAGCAGAAGGCTTCGCGAAGCTGCTGGACAGCCCCCAGTACCCGGACGCTGCGCGGCGCAAGGAAGGCTGCGAGCGCAAGCAACGCATCTCCGACCTCCAAGGAGAGCTCCGCTACCACCACTCCAAAGGTTCGTGGGAGGCGGTGATCGATGTCGCCAAGGAGCTCAGGACCCTCGATCCGGGGGCCGCGGATCCGGACGGTCTCACCACCGCAGCGAAGGCGGAGCTCAGTAAGGCCGCCCCGGAGAGCGCCGCGGAGGATATCGCGGACGAAGAGCGCGGATCCTACACCGCAAGCGATCTCCCTGCCCTTAAGAGGCAGGCCGGCGCCCAACCCAAAGAGAAGGCACCTGGGCTCGTGCCGCCGTCGGGCCCTGACGAACCGGTGTGGAAACCGGCCCGGCGGCCACACCTGCCTCTCGCCGGCGCCACCATCGCCTGGGCGGGTGCAACGTTGGCAACCGCCGGCGGTGTGGGCGCCGGCTTCGTGGTGTTCTTCATGTGGTTCGACCAGAATTACTGGCAGGACAACGGCGGCGACATCGTGCTCCGCATCGTCTACGGCGTGGTCACGGCGTTCGGCTATCTGCTACTCGTGATCGCCGGCCTTCCGGATCGGTCAGCGCAGGGACGGCTGGCGATGACCTGCCTGGTGGTCTCGCAAGGCGTGTTCGGACTGGCCGGACTTAACTACACGGTTGAGGTAGCCGCCGTCATCGGCAGCTTTGCCGTTGCGGGTTCCGGACTCTGGGCCGGAGTGCTTGCCATGAAGTATCCCGCGCAGCAGACGATGGCCTGGCTTCTGCTGTTGCCTACCGTCCTGCTGCCCATCATTTGGATCCAAGGGAAGGGCGTGTTCCTGGTGAGTTGGTACATGTCTCAGGCGTTGCCGTTGCTGTTGCACCTGATCCTGCTGTGCGGGGCTGGTATCGCTTTCCTTGTCACTGCACAGCGCACCGCGAGCGTCGGGGGCGTGGGCATGGTCATCAAGGACGCGTCATGA
- a CDS encoding CBU_0592 family membrane protein: MELLWEMTGWAGAAAMLGAYLAVSMGWLKPGRNFQVVNLFGSCAFIINGTLHGAWPSVVTNVAWFAISAVALYRMREKKPAAAVVVEVPSRAPETGAQLIVPGAQAA, from the coding sequence ATGGAACTGCTCTGGGAAATGACCGGATGGGCCGGCGCAGCGGCGATGCTCGGTGCCTACTTGGCAGTGTCCATGGGTTGGCTGAAGCCTGGACGCAACTTCCAGGTCGTCAACCTGTTTGGATCCTGCGCATTCATCATCAACGGCACACTGCATGGGGCCTGGCCGTCAGTGGTGACCAACGTGGCTTGGTTCGCCATTTCCGCCGTCGCGCTTTACCGCATGCGGGAGAAGAAGCCGGCAGCCGCCGTCGTCGTTGAGGTACCAAGCCGTGCGCCGGAAACCGGCGCGCAGCTGATTGTTCCGGGAGCACAAGCCGCCTAA
- a CDS encoding 3-carboxyethylcatechol 2,3-dioxygenase, protein MSLALAALSHAPSFGNVDPGGTIFAEINEALAEVRSFVEDFAPDVTVIFGPDHFNGVLYSMMPPFAIGAQAVGVGDYGTGEGTLPVDSETARELHALTIAQGIDIARSERLEVDHGVMQPLEFLYGSGFTNPFVPVFVNAIGKPLTPMARIRLMGEALGRAAQQLDKRVLLVASGGLSHNPPIPEYDGSPEPVQQRLVSYSPSKEDRAAREGKIIEGIQAIADGLRSSAPLNEEWDQKLMKVFRSGALTDVDGWDNDQFIAEGGSAAHEMRSWIAAYSALSTAGDYSMVVDRYWPVKTWGAGFGITAAIPRNA, encoded by the coding sequence ATGTCGCTTGCGCTTGCCGCGTTGTCACACGCGCCATCATTTGGAAACGTCGATCCCGGCGGAACGATCTTCGCGGAAATCAATGAAGCCTTGGCAGAGGTTCGCTCGTTCGTGGAGGACTTCGCCCCGGATGTCACGGTCATCTTCGGCCCGGACCACTTCAACGGTGTGCTGTACTCGATGATGCCCCCGTTCGCCATTGGTGCTCAGGCCGTGGGCGTCGGGGACTACGGAACGGGTGAAGGCACCCTCCCCGTCGATTCCGAGACCGCCCGGGAACTGCACGCGCTGACCATTGCCCAGGGAATCGACATCGCCCGTTCGGAGCGCCTCGAAGTTGACCACGGCGTCATGCAGCCGCTGGAATTCCTGTACGGCTCGGGCTTCACCAACCCGTTCGTTCCCGTGTTCGTGAACGCGATCGGCAAGCCACTCACCCCCATGGCCCGCATCCGCCTGATGGGTGAAGCCCTGGGCCGCGCTGCCCAGCAGTTGGATAAGCGTGTTCTCCTTGTGGCCTCCGGCGGACTCTCCCACAACCCGCCGATTCCCGAGTACGACGGCTCGCCCGAACCCGTCCAGCAGCGCTTGGTCTCCTATTCGCCGTCGAAAGAAGACCGGGCTGCCCGCGAAGGAAAGATCATCGAGGGCATCCAGGCGATTGCCGATGGCCTGAGGTCCAGCGCTCCCCTTAATGAGGAATGGGACCAGAAACTGATGAAGGTGTTCCGTTCAGGGGCATTGACCGACGTCGACGGCTGGGACAATGACCAGTTCATTGCCGAAGGCGGCAGTGCGGCGCATGAGATGCGTTCCTGGATCGCGGCCTACAGCGCATTGTCGACGGCGGGCGACTACAGCATGGTTGTGGACCGCTACTGGCCGGTCAAGACCTGGGGCGCCGGTTTCGGCATCACAGCTGCCATCCCCCGGAACGCATGA
- a CDS encoding LysR family transcriptional regulator — protein sequence MDMDPRRLLVLLAVARTGGVLAAADELRITPSAVSQQLSKLEHQVGQALLQRTPKGSVLTPAGLAMAEAGEEIERALNVARARMEGEAKVAGVVRIGGFTSFMRTVVIPRLPEWRSQYPQLKIEIVEDAFPPLMRLLRQRQLDALVIEQDSTAAEQRPLAAGMVQEPLLDEPWKLVVPAGSLLATEAIDLSRLPLPWLGVEQSAANSAVLGRLRHSTGVRIETVHQYVDTLTALALVASGEGVAIVPTLALTGVVHDQVDILDVPGLGTRHIALRRFDRKKPTSLPVDTVARLLRESAAQFDTRSGA from the coding sequence ATGGATATGGACCCGCGCCGACTCCTTGTTTTGCTTGCTGTGGCGCGCACCGGAGGGGTGCTCGCAGCCGCCGATGAACTACGGATCACGCCGTCGGCTGTGTCACAGCAACTCAGCAAACTTGAGCACCAAGTGGGACAGGCCCTGCTGCAGCGGACCCCCAAGGGCTCGGTACTGACACCCGCTGGATTGGCGATGGCAGAAGCCGGCGAAGAGATCGAACGGGCGCTCAATGTTGCGCGTGCCCGGATGGAGGGCGAGGCCAAGGTTGCGGGTGTCGTTCGAATTGGCGGCTTCACCAGTTTCATGCGGACCGTGGTGATCCCGCGGCTTCCCGAGTGGCGCAGCCAGTACCCGCAATTGAAGATTGAAATCGTTGAGGACGCTTTCCCGCCCCTCATGCGGCTGCTGCGGCAACGGCAGCTTGACGCGCTGGTCATCGAGCAGGACTCGACGGCGGCCGAGCAGCGTCCGCTCGCGGCCGGCATGGTGCAGGAGCCCCTGCTGGATGAACCGTGGAAGCTGGTTGTTCCCGCAGGCTCACTGCTGGCCACTGAAGCCATCGACCTCAGCCGCCTCCCGTTGCCCTGGCTGGGAGTTGAGCAGTCCGCCGCGAACAGCGCCGTGCTGGGGCGCCTCCGCCATTCCACGGGAGTGCGGATTGAGACGGTGCATCAATATGTGGATACGCTCACCGCCCTTGCCCTGGTCGCATCCGGGGAAGGTGTGGCGATTGTGCCCACTTTGGCTTTGACCGGCGTCGTCCATGACCAAGTGGACATCCTGGATGTGCCGGGCCTCGGTACCCGGCACATCGCACTTCGGCGCTTCGACAGGAAGAAGCCGACGAGCCTGCCCGTGGACACGGTTGCCCGCCTGCTCAGGGAATCTGCGGCTCAGTTCGACACGCGTTCCGGCGCCTGA
- a CDS encoding DDE-type integrase/transposase/recombinase — protein MSKPQPDIKIRHAVATWSEDSPRGAVTAFCRKHNVSRAWFYRVRAAAAEVGPVKALEKKPTIPRTMPALTPQAMIELLLGTRAELQESGQDHGPLSVIAKLSRQGFTPPSRATVARIFSRAGVVMPEPRKKPRSAYKRFVYPQPNACWQIDSTEWQLASGKKVAIFQLIDDHSRLALASLVAPGETSAAAIAVVTQAIERHGAPQKFLSDNGSALNPTRRGRTGALVEFLKAKGIEPITGKPYKPTTQGKNERFHQTLHRYLHRQLPAPSMAALQLQVDAFDLYYNNEREHQGLPAGTTPYEAWNATPKTPPPTVPEQVTPATDRQSAHRTVNRNGSVTILGTHFKMGKEHTGTTVHIIYDDTTIMFFGAQGTEIITHPRPPHGTTYVGNGKPSGVVADPQGTRKKRTKYPPRRGRQTKSQDEVSTQS, from the coding sequence ATGAGCAAACCCCAACCGGACATCAAGATCCGGCATGCTGTGGCAACGTGGTCCGAGGATTCGCCCAGAGGCGCGGTTACTGCGTTCTGCAGGAAGCACAATGTCTCCCGGGCCTGGTTCTACCGGGTCCGGGCGGCGGCTGCCGAGGTGGGGCCGGTGAAGGCATTGGAGAAAAAGCCCACGATTCCAAGAACCATGCCGGCCCTGACCCCACAGGCGATGATCGAGTTGCTGCTCGGTACCCGGGCGGAACTGCAGGAGAGCGGGCAGGACCACGGTCCGCTTTCTGTCATCGCGAAGCTCTCACGACAAGGCTTCACACCGCCCTCGCGTGCCACCGTGGCCAGGATCTTTTCCCGGGCCGGTGTCGTGATGCCCGAACCGCGGAAGAAGCCTCGAAGCGCCTACAAAAGGTTCGTCTATCCGCAACCCAACGCGTGCTGGCAAATCGACTCGACCGAATGGCAGCTCGCCAGCGGCAAGAAGGTAGCCATCTTCCAACTCATCGATGATCATTCGCGTTTGGCGCTGGCGTCCCTGGTCGCACCCGGCGAAACCAGCGCCGCCGCAATCGCCGTCGTTACCCAGGCCATCGAACGCCACGGAGCACCGCAGAAGTTCCTTTCCGACAACGGCTCGGCACTGAATCCCACCCGCCGCGGCCGCACCGGGGCCCTCGTGGAGTTCCTCAAAGCCAAAGGCATCGAACCGATAACGGGCAAACCCTACAAACCCACCACCCAAGGCAAGAACGAACGCTTCCACCAAACCCTGCACCGATACCTGCACAGGCAACTCCCGGCCCCTTCAATGGCTGCCCTGCAACTGCAGGTCGACGCTTTCGATCTCTACTACAACAACGAACGCGAACATCAAGGCCTACCCGCGGGAACGACGCCCTATGAGGCCTGGAACGCCACCCCGAAAACGCCCCCGCCAACCGTTCCTGAGCAAGTCACGCCCGCAACGGACAGGCAAAGCGCGCACCGAACAGTGAACCGGAACGGGTCCGTGACGATCCTAGGAACCCACTTCAAAATGGGCAAAGAACACACCGGCACCACCGTGCACATCATCTACGACGACACCACCATCATGTTCTTCGGAGCACAAGGCACCGAGATCATCACTCACCCCAGACCTCCGCACGGAACCACCTACGTCGGCAACGGAAAACCCTCAGGAGTCGTCGCAGACCCACAAGGCACCCGCAAGAAACGAACAAAGTACCCGCCCCGCAGAGGCCGACAAACAAAGTCCCAAGACGAAGTGTCCACACAGTCGTGA
- a CDS encoding LssY C-terminal domain-containing protein: protein MYKAMEQQPGDSWIDHAFFVLAGASAVWLAFLLAGESFQLGWGQLWSWFLFWAFLAYLLLPRLHRILTTIYVPGYFIGRARTSDGLLGDPVNVALLGAERQIHAIMHRAGWTIADDVTFASSRRIISSTILRQSYTQAPVSPLYLFDRQQDFAYQQEVDNNPGKRHHVRFWRCPDGWMLPGGHTVDWLAAGTYDRSVGFSLFTLQITHKIEQNTDVERDHIVRTVSEAEPAVRVHVIKDFSTGYHSRNGGGDSISTDGDLPVVDARGVPVEEADGPKNTDSRDRRPAPTIVGAALVVVRAVAALALAVALLTSSGDFSDVTLDDGAADPETTTAVLTFLGIVVLVFGLGEVFLAWRIFLGSNAARVIAMGLSSLSILVQAIDASTGSTSITLEAGLPGLATDILVLLALSSQRARVYAKRQRVPAVPPGLAPKRLTP, encoded by the coding sequence ATGTACAAGGCAATGGAGCAACAGCCTGGTGACAGCTGGATAGATCACGCCTTCTTTGTCCTGGCCGGGGCATCGGCGGTGTGGTTGGCCTTCCTGCTGGCGGGGGAGAGCTTCCAGCTTGGCTGGGGACAACTGTGGTCCTGGTTCCTCTTCTGGGCCTTTTTGGCATACCTGTTACTTCCCCGACTCCACCGGATCCTGACCACGATCTACGTTCCGGGCTACTTCATCGGCCGGGCCCGCACCAGTGACGGACTCCTCGGGGACCCCGTGAACGTTGCCCTCCTCGGTGCCGAACGCCAGATCCATGCCATCATGCACCGCGCGGGCTGGACCATCGCGGACGATGTCACCTTTGCCAGCAGCCGCCGCATCATCAGTTCAACCATCCTTCGCCAGAGCTACACCCAGGCACCGGTTAGTCCCCTCTACCTCTTCGACCGCCAGCAGGACTTCGCCTACCAGCAGGAGGTGGACAATAATCCCGGCAAACGGCATCACGTCCGCTTTTGGCGCTGCCCCGACGGGTGGATGCTCCCCGGCGGCCACACAGTGGATTGGCTTGCCGCCGGAACCTACGACCGCAGCGTGGGTTTTTCCCTGTTCACGCTTCAGATCACCCACAAGATTGAACAGAATACCGACGTCGAACGTGACCACATCGTCCGGACAGTCTCCGAAGCCGAACCCGCCGTCCGCGTCCACGTGATCAAGGACTTTTCAACGGGGTACCACTCGCGCAATGGTGGCGGCGATTCCATTTCCACGGACGGCGACCTTCCCGTCGTCGACGCCCGTGGGGTTCCCGTCGAGGAAGCCGACGGACCGAAGAACACGGACAGCCGCGACCGCCGTCCGGCACCAACCATTGTGGGCGCTGCCCTTGTGGTGGTCAGGGCGGTTGCGGCGCTCGCGCTCGCCGTCGCGTTGTTGACGTCTTCAGGCGATTTCTCGGATGTCACCCTTGATGACGGTGCGGCCGATCCGGAAACCACGACGGCGGTGCTCACGTTCCTGGGGATCGTTGTGTTGGTCTTCGGGCTGGGGGAGGTTTTCCTGGCCTGGCGGATTTTCCTGGGCAGCAATGCGGCCCGGGTGATCGCGATGGGCCTGAGTTCACTATCGATTCTGGTGCAGGCCATCGATGCTTCTACGGGCAGCACCAGCATCACGCTCGAAGCCGGGCTTCCGGGCCTTGCCACCGACATCCTGGTGCTCCTGGCCCTGTCCAGCCAGCGCGCCCGGGTCTATGCGAAGCGGCAGAGAGTCCCCGCGGTCCCGCCGGGATTGGCCCCGAAGCGCCTGACCCCCTGA
- a CDS encoding bifunctional 4-hydroxy-2-oxoglutarate aldolase/2-dehydro-3-deoxy-phosphogluconate aldolase: MTPEEFIHQLEVDRTLAVVRAPSITDAAELCRALADGGIRSVELTFTTPDVLKHVQRAAETAADHGAAVGIGTVMTGDQARAAIDAGAKFLVTPGLRPEVAAVATAAGVPFSLGAMTPTEVAQALDLGSAAVKIFPARQLGPAYLKDLQGPFPGIRLLPSGGIDASNAKSYLDAGAAAVCCGTSVVPPAAVAAGDWADIGARAAAFTGTLK; the protein is encoded by the coding sequence ATGACCCCCGAAGAATTCATCCATCAGCTCGAGGTCGACCGCACCCTGGCGGTGGTCCGCGCGCCGTCCATCACGGACGCTGCCGAGCTGTGCCGGGCGCTGGCCGACGGCGGCATCCGCAGCGTCGAACTGACCTTCACCACGCCTGATGTGCTCAAACACGTCCAGCGCGCGGCGGAAACGGCAGCGGACCATGGTGCCGCCGTCGGGATCGGCACGGTCATGACCGGTGACCAAGCGCGCGCTGCGATCGACGCCGGTGCGAAGTTCCTGGTGACGCCCGGGCTTCGGCCCGAGGTAGCCGCCGTCGCAACCGCCGCCGGTGTCCCGTTCAGCCTCGGCGCCATGACCCCCACCGAGGTGGCCCAGGCTCTCGATTTGGGATCGGCCGCCGTCAAGATTTTCCCTGCCCGCCAGCTCGGACCCGCGTACCTGAAGGACCTGCAAGGACCCTTCCCGGGAATCCGGCTGCTGCCCTCCGGGGGCATCGACGCCTCCAACGCCAAGAGCTACCTCGACGCCGGTGCTGCCGCAGTCTGCTGCGGCACCAGCGTGGTACCGCCCGCGGCAGTTGCTGCCGGCGACTGGGCAGACATCGGGGCCCGTGCCGCCGCCTTCACAGGCACCCTCAAGTAG
- a CDS encoding LLM class flavin-dependent oxidoreductase, producing the protein MPSPDRPLRKLGFLTIGLFDPTDPAAGHRSTLEIIELGERLGFDSAWLRHRHLQFGISSPVAVMAAASQRTSRIELGTAVTPLGWENPLRLAEDLATVDLLSGGRINPGVSVGEPMTYSTVKHELYPDSADTEDFSYARVERFARLVAGDKVREFSGKQGVVEEFSNRVEPHSPGLRDRLWYGAGSSKSAAWAGEHGFNLLSSSVIFPDKDQAPYFAAVQQAQIRAFRDAAARAGHANARVSQGLVVIPTDSASTAQREKYQRYVDERTPRTLTPQGPRGMVFAADIIGSSDQIAEQLYAHGGFQEVDEVAFALPFSFDHEDYVQILTDIAEKLGPALGWAPVY; encoded by the coding sequence ATGCCCAGTCCCGATCGCCCCCTCCGAAAGCTTGGATTCCTCACCATCGGCCTGTTCGATCCCACTGACCCAGCGGCCGGCCACCGGTCCACACTGGAGATCATCGAGCTCGGCGAGCGCCTGGGGTTCGACAGCGCCTGGCTGCGCCACCGGCATCTGCAGTTCGGGATCTCATCACCGGTGGCGGTGATGGCAGCGGCCAGCCAGCGCACATCAAGGATCGAGCTCGGAACCGCGGTGACACCGCTGGGCTGGGAGAACCCCTTGCGCTTGGCTGAGGATCTGGCCACCGTGGATCTGCTCAGCGGCGGACGCATCAATCCGGGCGTCAGCGTGGGGGAACCGATGACGTACAGCACTGTCAAGCACGAGCTCTACCCCGACTCCGCAGACACCGAGGACTTCAGTTACGCACGGGTGGAACGGTTTGCCCGGTTGGTAGCCGGGGACAAGGTGCGGGAGTTCTCCGGCAAGCAGGGTGTTGTGGAGGAGTTCTCCAACCGGGTGGAACCGCACTCTCCCGGACTACGGGACCGTCTCTGGTACGGAGCAGGCAGCTCGAAGTCCGCCGCGTGGGCCGGCGAGCACGGTTTCAACCTGCTCTCCAGCAGCGTCATTTTCCCGGACAAGGACCAAGCCCCGTACTTCGCCGCGGTTCAGCAGGCGCAAATCCGTGCTTTCCGCGACGCAGCGGCGCGCGCCGGACACGCAAACGCCCGGGTCTCGCAGGGCCTGGTGGTCATCCCCACGGACTCTGCCTCAACAGCCCAGCGGGAGAAGTACCAGCGTTACGTGGACGAGCGCACTCCGCGCACACTCACTCCGCAGGGACCACGCGGGATGGTGTTCGCTGCGGACATTATCGGCTCCAGCGACCAGATCGCGGAGCAGCTGTACGCGCACGGGGGCTTCCAGGAAGTCGACGAGGTAGCGTTCGCACTGCCTTTCAGCTTCGACCACGAGGACTACGTGCAGATCCTCACGGACATCGCGGAGAAACTCGGACCGGCTTTGGGCTGGGCTCCGGTCTACTGA
- a CDS encoding universal stress protein, which produces MAGEDFSGRIPLVVGVLPDQHVEVLQTARALAEQLGVPLVCAYVDEASYLVEWDPSRETHRMSLHPEKDDEDVAAIRKGLGKAIAEAMDGGSADWTLRLLAGDPARALGRLAEDIKASMIIVGTPEPGLGHRISEALNGSVAAWLSHHQRRPVLIVPQKKRPENTSGN; this is translated from the coding sequence ATGGCTGGCGAAGATTTCAGCGGACGCATTCCTTTGGTTGTAGGCGTGTTGCCGGATCAGCACGTGGAGGTCCTGCAGACCGCCCGGGCATTGGCTGAGCAGCTCGGCGTGCCCTTGGTCTGCGCATATGTGGACGAGGCAAGTTACCTCGTGGAATGGGATCCGTCGCGGGAGACCCACAGGATGTCTTTGCACCCGGAGAAGGACGACGAGGACGTGGCCGCCATCCGGAAGGGACTCGGCAAGGCAATCGCAGAAGCCATGGACGGCGGCTCGGCAGACTGGACGTTGCGACTGCTGGCGGGTGATCCGGCCCGGGCGCTGGGTCGGCTCGCCGAGGACATCAAAGCATCAATGATCATCGTCGGCACTCCCGAGCCCGGACTTGGGCACCGGATCTCCGAGGCATTGAACGGTTCGGTGGCCGCGTGGTTGAGCCACCACCAGCGCCGGCCGGTGTTGATCGTGCCGCAGAAAAAGCGGCCGGAAAACACCTCGGGAAACTAA
- a CDS encoding CU044_2847 family protein translates to MSRLVEFATDDGGTVVVEVASTAGSLVTRGGDHAAEHSGVFARAQQTFQRALEHVRPAVQGVIDELLSLENRPDEVSVEFGIDLHAEAGAFIASASTASNFKVRLTWNKPPNPPN, encoded by the coding sequence ATGAGCCGCTTGGTTGAGTTCGCCACGGACGACGGCGGCACCGTGGTTGTGGAGGTGGCCAGCACGGCCGGGAGCTTGGTGACCAGGGGCGGGGATCACGCAGCCGAGCATTCGGGGGTATTTGCCCGGGCCCAGCAGACGTTCCAGCGGGCGCTCGAGCACGTCAGGCCGGCAGTCCAAGGCGTCATCGACGAACTGCTGAGCTTGGAGAACCGGCCGGATGAGGTGAGTGTGGAGTTCGGCATCGACCTCCATGCCGAGGCCGGCGCATTCATTGCTTCGGCAAGCACGGCGTCCAACTTCAAGGTCCGCCTCACGTGGAACAAGCCTCCCAACCCTCCCAACTAG